A genomic stretch from Candidatus Margulisiibacteriota bacterium includes:
- a CDS encoding rod shape-determining protein: protein MSLYDLIFGQFSRDLGIDLGTATTLVFARGEGIILCEPSVVAINKDNNRPLAFGNEAKGMLGRTPANIVAVRPMRDGVIADFEITEMMLRHFINKSHNRSAFVRPRIVVGVPSGITGVEKRAVLDAAMHAGAREAYLVEEPMAAAIGANLPVSEAQGSMIVDIGGGTTEVAVLALGGIVVSKSIRVAGDEMDEAIVAHCRKNYNLLIGERTAEQIKIDIGSAYPLPEEKTIEVRGRDLVTGLPKTLTLTSSEIRDALAEPVATVVDAVRMTLEKTPPELAADIMDRGIVMAGGGSLLRGLDKYLAQETDMSVYVVDDPISCVAYGTGKILEEIDILKKVLIMPKSSL, encoded by the coding sequence ATGTCGCTTTATGACCTGATTTTCGGACAATTTTCGCGTGATCTGGGGATCGACCTTGGCACCGCCACGACGCTGGTCTTCGCGCGGGGCGAGGGGATCATCCTGTGCGAACCGTCGGTCGTCGCCATCAACAAAGATAACAACCGCCCGCTGGCTTTCGGCAACGAAGCCAAAGGGATGCTCGGCCGCACGCCGGCCAACATCGTCGCCGTCCGGCCGATGCGCGACGGCGTGATCGCCGATTTCGAGATCACCGAAATGATGCTCCGCCACTTCATCAACAAGAGCCACAACCGCTCGGCCTTTGTCCGACCGCGGATCGTGGTCGGCGTCCCGTCCGGCATTACCGGCGTGGAGAAGCGGGCCGTGCTCGACGCGGCGATGCACGCCGGCGCGCGCGAAGCTTACCTGGTGGAAGAGCCGATGGCGGCGGCGATCGGGGCGAACCTGCCGGTCTCCGAAGCGCAGGGCAGCATGATCGTCGACATCGGCGGCGGCACCACCGAGGTCGCCGTCCTGGCGCTCGGCGGGATCGTCGTCTCCAAGTCGATCCGGGTCGCCGGCGACGAGATGGACGAAGCGATCGTCGCCCACTGCCGCAAGAACTATAACCTCCTGATCGGCGAACGGACCGCCGAGCAGATCAAGATCGATATCGGCTCCGCTTATCCGCTCCCCGAAGAAAAGACGATCGAGGTCCGCGGCCGCGACCTGGTGACCGGCCTGCCCAAGACCTTGACGCTGACCTCGTCCGAGATCCGGGACGCGCTGGCCGAACCGGTGGCGACGGTGGTCGACGCCGTCCGCATGACGCTGGAAAAGACGCCGCCGGAGCTGGCGGCCGACATCATGGACCGCGGCATCGTGATGGCCGGCGGCGGCTCGCTGCTGCGCGGCCTGGACAAATATCTCGCCCAGGAAACCGACATGTCGGTCTACGTGGTCGATGACCCGATCTCTTGCGTCGCTTACGGTACCGGAAAGATCCTGGAAGAGATCGACATCT
- a CDS encoding SPOR domain-containing protein, with protein MAEEYLNINPVPQPPREEPTPESEPPREGGLAGLLKNALTFLLLLLVVLASFWVSFQLGRRILMPVKKMPGPPKIAAPVPETPDSIKALQRLQAAVSAEARKKTTGKAKPPAKKTTVACRPARAVKPVPARSTAGQGYYKVQAGWFVDKALAGDLAERVRAAGCDVFVRKANGGWRVQAGAFRLKKQAEALRQQLITKGFKPQVIFE; from the coding sequence ATGGCCGAGGAATATCTGAACATCAATCCTGTCCCGCAACCGCCCAGGGAAGAGCCAACACCGGAGAGCGAACCGCCAAGAGAGGGCGGCCTGGCCGGCCTGCTCAAGAACGCTTTAACTTTCCTGCTGCTCTTGCTGGTCGTGCTCGCCAGTTTTTGGGTCAGCTTCCAGCTCGGCCGGCGGATCCTGATGCCGGTCAAGAAAATGCCGGGCCCGCCGAAGATCGCGGCGCCGGTCCCGGAAACGCCCGATTCAATCAAGGCGCTGCAGCGGCTGCAGGCGGCCGTTTCCGCCGAAGCGCGGAAGAAAACAACGGGCAAAGCGAAACCGCCGGCCAAAAAAACGACGGTCGCTTGCCGCCCGGCCAGGGCGGTTAAACCTGTCCCGGCCCGGAGTACCGCCGGCCAAGGTTACTACAAGGTCCAGGCCGGCTGGTTCGTCGATAAGGCCCTGGCCGGCGACCTGGCCGAACGGGTCAGGGCGGCCGGTTGCGACGTTTTTGTCCGCAAGGCGAACGGGGGCTGGCGGGTCCAGGCCGGCGCGTTCCGGTTAAAAAAACAGGCCGAAGCGCTGCGTCAGCAGCTTATTACTAAGGGCTTCAAGCCGCAAGTGATCTTCGAGTAA